In Hippoglossus stenolepis isolate QCI-W04-F060 chromosome 5, HSTE1.2, whole genome shotgun sequence, one genomic interval encodes:
- the LOC118110094 gene encoding LOW QUALITY PROTEIN: uncharacterized protein LOC118110094 (The sequence of the model RefSeq protein was modified relative to this genomic sequence to represent the inferred CDS: inserted 2 bases in 1 codon; substituted 1 base at 1 genomic stop codon), with protein MQESQSVVFFDLETTGLGQSCDIVQLAAVSGGHLLNLYVLPRCRMEPGAARVTGFRVRRQRLYLHRQLVLTNSLREVLVSFIAFLRMLGRPLVIXYNITLXLPSAVSALERTGPQSKFNSSISGCVDTLPLAREMLRDRCLKSFRQEILVKELLGVTYKAHDALEDVRALQALYSVLQPTPELVCRHMFTLDTMERKAG; from the exons ATGCAGGAgtcacagtctgtggttttctttgaCCTGGAGACGACTGGACTGG GTCAGAGTTGTGACATCGTCCAGTTGGCGGCAGTGAGTGGAGGACACTTGCTCAACCTTTACGTCCTCCCACGCTGTCGGATGGAGCCGGGAGCAGCCAGAGTCACTGGCTTCAGGGTTCGCAGACAGAGGCTGTACCTCCATCGCCAGCTTGTCCTCACCAATTCCCTGCGAGAGGTCCTGGTCTCCTTCATAGCTTTCCTTCGAATGCTCGGACGCCCGCTTGTCAT TTACAACATTACGTTATGACTACCGTCTGCTGTCTCGGCTCTTGAGCGAACTGGACCTCAGAGCAAGTTTAACTCATCGATCTCGGGCTGCGTCGACACTCTTCCACTGGCCCGTGAGATGCTGAGGGACCGCTGCCTCAAGAGTTTTCGACAGGAGATTCtggtgaaggagctgctgggtGTGACCTACAAGGCCCATGATGCTTTGGAGGATGTGCGGGCATTGCAGGCTCTCTACAGTGTGCTTCAGCCCACACCAGAGTTAGTTTGTAGGCATATGTTTACTCTGGACACCATGGAACGCAAAGCAG